From Neisseria musculi, the proteins below share one genomic window:
- a CDS encoding carboxymuconolactone decarboxylase family protein: MARLTVHTLETAPEAAKPRVEAALKNNGFLPNLIGVLANSPEALAFYQEVGKLNAATSLSAGEVEVVQIIAAKTNECGFCVAGHTKLATLKKLLSEKAVVASRAVDPAAFDDAKLSALAAFTVAVMANKGAVSDAELQAFFDAGYNQQQAVEVVLGVALATLCNYTNNLAKTEINPELQDFA; encoded by the coding sequence ATGGCACGTTTAACCGTACACACACTTGAAACTGCTCCTGAGGCGGCTAAGCCGCGCGTGGAGGCTGCTTTAAAAAACAATGGCTTTCTGCCCAATTTAATCGGTGTTTTGGCCAATTCGCCCGAGGCGTTGGCGTTTTATCAGGAGGTGGGCAAGCTCAATGCTGCCACCAGCCTGAGTGCCGGCGAAGTGGAGGTGGTGCAGATTATTGCCGCCAAAACCAACGAGTGCGGCTTCTGCGTGGCCGGCCACACTAAGCTGGCCACTTTGAAAAAACTGCTTTCCGAAAAAGCGGTCGTGGCCAGCCGTGCCGTTGATCCTGCTGCGTTTGACGATGCTAAACTTTCTGCGCTGGCGGCGTTTACCGTGGCTGTGATGGCCAACAAAGGTGCGGTTTCCGATGCCGAGCTGCAGGCGTTTTTCGATGCGGGCTATAACCAGCAGCAGGCGGTAGAGGTGGTGTTGGGGGTGGCACTGGCCACTTTGTGCAACTACACCAACAATCTGGCGAAAACCGAAATCAACCCCGAATTGCAGGATTTTGCCTGA
- a CDS encoding acyl-CoA dehydrogenase family protein — MSRETLLKNIAELVQTDLVPLVEEIDRKGLYPENFLRKAGAAGGFACVGSGAEGGSGLGLGVQIAVLREIGKACGATAFSAWCQAACAWYLHQTPNQAVKRYLPDVLSGKVLAGTGMSNTVKHLAGIEAHLLQAVETEGGYLVNGMLPWVSNLGADHIWANTAQIGGGYVMFITGGQREGVSLIACPEFCALEGTRTFAVKFDNVFVPHEDVLAAPEQFADFIKAIKAGFILLQIGIGAGIIDGCLHEIALADAGSGTNDFLDHGHGGLQKRYQALLGKTLRLADEAYLNQANMLETLQTRADASQLCLDASQSAALHAGAKGYLMSSPVQRRLREAMFVAIVTPALKHLRKEISELEFMGGEEFSI, encoded by the coding sequence ATGTCCCGTGAAACTTTGTTGAAAAACATCGCCGAGCTTGTGCAAACCGATCTGGTTCCTTTGGTTGAAGAGATTGACCGCAAAGGGCTTTACCCTGAAAACTTTCTGCGCAAGGCAGGTGCGGCCGGCGGCTTTGCCTGCGTGGGCAGCGGGGCCGAAGGCGGCAGCGGTTTGGGCTTGGGTGTGCAGATTGCCGTGTTGCGCGAAATCGGCAAGGCCTGCGGTGCCACCGCTTTTTCGGCATGGTGTCAAGCCGCCTGCGCCTGGTATCTGCACCAAACGCCCAATCAGGCGGTAAAACGTTATCTGCCTGATGTGTTAAGCGGCAAAGTGTTGGCGGGAACGGGTATGTCGAACACCGTCAAACATTTGGCGGGCATCGAAGCACACCTGCTTCAGGCGGTGGAAACCGAGGGCGGCTATCTGGTAAACGGTATGCTGCCGTGGGTGTCCAATCTCGGCGCAGACCATATTTGGGCAAACACCGCGCAAATCGGCGGCGGCTATGTGATGTTTATCACCGGCGGGCAGCGCGAAGGCGTGTCGCTGATTGCCTGCCCTGAATTTTGCGCGCTGGAAGGCACGCGCACGTTTGCGGTTAAGTTTGACAATGTTTTTGTGCCGCATGAAGACGTTTTGGCTGCGCCGGAGCAGTTTGCCGACTTCATCAAAGCCATCAAAGCGGGCTTTATCCTGCTGCAAATCGGCATCGGCGCGGGCATTATCGATGGATGCCTGCACGAAATCGCGCTGGCCGATGCGGGCAGCGGAACCAATGATTTCTTGGATCACGGCCACGGTGGGTTGCAAAAACGCTATCAGGCGCTGCTGGGCAAAACGCTGAGGCTGGCAGACGAGGCCTATCTGAATCAGGCCAATATGCTCGAAACCCTGCAAACCCGCGCCGATGCTTCGCAATTGTGTCTCGATGCATCGCAGTCGGCCGCCCTGCACGCCGGTGCAAAAGGTTATTTGATGTCCAGCCCGGTGCAGCGCCGCCTGCGCGAAGCCATGTTTGTTGCCATCGTTACCCCCGCCTTGAAACACCTGCGCAAAGAAATCAGCGAGTTGGAGTTTATGGGCGGCGAAGAGTTTTCGATTTGA
- a CDS encoding ABC transporter ATP-binding protein — MTAALSVDNLSLGYSEQGRLKTILQDFSLTVGQGELVSLLGPSGVGKSSLLRVLAGLNRPLQGLVSLLGEHVEKPHPRVGFVFQTASLLPWLSVRGNVAFGLDFKKQQRIGKDELTRRVAEALAEVGLGHAAERFPSALSGGMAQRVSLARALARQPQVLLLDEPFSALDEVIRAQMQDLLRGIVCRHQTAAVMVTHDIDEALLVSDRIVLIGQMPGRILGTWQPQHPFPRHDKLWEMNTMRGEILQSLHHAQQYGMQAKTVDFVI; from the coding sequence ATGACCGCTGCGCTTTCTGTTGACAACCTTTCTCTCGGCTACTCAGAACAAGGCCGTCTGAAAACCATTCTGCAAGATTTTTCCCTCACCGTGGGGCAGGGCGAGCTGGTGAGCCTGCTCGGCCCCAGCGGCGTGGGAAAATCTTCGCTGCTGCGCGTGTTGGCGGGGCTGAACCGCCCGCTGCAAGGCCTTGTTTCGCTGTTGGGCGAGCATGTGGAAAAGCCGCATCCGCGCGTGGGTTTTGTGTTTCAGACGGCCTCCCTGCTGCCGTGGCTGAGCGTGCGCGGCAATGTCGCATTCGGTTTGGATTTCAAAAAACAGCAGCGTATCGGCAAAGACGAGCTGACCCGCCGCGTGGCAGAGGCGTTGGCCGAGGTGGGGCTGGGCCATGCGGCCGAGCGGTTTCCCTCAGCCCTTTCGGGCGGCATGGCGCAGCGGGTTTCCCTTGCCCGCGCGCTGGCGCGCCAGCCGCAGGTGTTGCTGCTTGACGAGCCTTTTTCCGCGCTCGATGAAGTGATCCGCGCGCAAATGCAGGATTTGTTGCGAGGGATTGTCTGCCGCCACCAAACCGCTGCGGTGATGGTAACGCACGATATCGATGAAGCCCTGCTGGTTTCCGACCGCATCGTCTTGATAGGGCAGATGCCCGGCCGCATACTCGGCACCTGGCAGCCGCAACACCCCTTTCCGCGCCACGATAAGTTGTGGGAGATGAACACCATGCGCGGCGAGATTTTGCAGTCACTGCATCACGCGCAGCAATACGGCATGCAGGCGAAAACGGTGGATTTTGTGATTTAA
- a CDS encoding ABC transporter substrate-binding protein, translated as MHTRRDFLKLSALFGAAAALPLLQACSKRAAADPDAPLTIGYLPILDAAPLLVAHGTGLFRQNGVQAVKPVLFRSWASLVEAFLSGQVNLIHVLSPMSVWMRYGSHAPVRALMWNHTCGSALTVRPDIAGVGDLQGQTVAVPFWYSIHNVIVQQVIRQAGLQVVEKKPQPGQVRLTVMPPSDMVPGLASGQIAGFIVAEPFNALAEAKGVGRVLRFSGDIWKDHACCLSMMHEHDIQNRPEWVQKVVASLVQACAWAKSHRIETAGLLARQGVQQYTPHDAQVLRSVLQPEPAAWGRYERDGAVRHLDWHQQRIDFQPYPFQSYSEMLVTLLQQTRLAGVNTFLQTLNPAEAAKELFDTRFVEAALKPFEMMQAFGLQGLDRKEVFEV; from the coding sequence ATGCACACCCGCCGCGATTTTCTCAAACTTTCCGCTTTGTTCGGCGCCGCTGCTGCACTGCCGCTGCTGCAGGCCTGCTCCAAACGCGCCGCCGCCGACCCCGATGCGCCGCTCACCATCGGCTATCTGCCGATTCTCGATGCCGCGCCGCTGCTGGTGGCGCACGGCACGGGGCTGTTCCGGCAAAACGGGGTGCAGGCCGTGAAGCCTGTTTTGTTCCGCTCTTGGGCAAGCCTGGTGGAGGCGTTTTTAAGCGGGCAGGTGAATCTGATTCATGTGCTCTCGCCGATGAGCGTGTGGATGCGCTACGGCAGCCACGCCCCCGTGCGCGCGCTGATGTGGAACCACACCTGCGGCTCGGCGCTGACGGTGCGCCCCGATATCGCGGGTGTGGGGGATTTGCAGGGGCAGACGGTGGCGGTACCGTTTTGGTATTCGATACACAATGTGATTGTGCAGCAGGTGATACGGCAGGCCGGTTTGCAGGTGGTGGAGAAAAAACCGCAGCCCGGGCAGGTGCGGCTGACGGTGATGCCGCCTTCGGATATGGTGCCGGGGCTGGCTTCCGGGCAGATTGCGGGCTTTATCGTGGCCGAGCCGTTTAACGCGCTGGCCGAGGCCAAAGGCGTGGGCAGGGTGCTGCGCTTTTCCGGCGATATTTGGAAAGACCATGCCTGCTGCCTTTCGATGATGCACGAGCATGATATTCAAAACCGCCCCGAATGGGTGCAGAAGGTGGTGGCTTCGCTGGTGCAGGCCTGCGCATGGGCGAAAAGCCACCGCATCGAAACTGCCGGCCTGCTGGCCAGGCAGGGGGTGCAGCAATATACCCCGCACGATGCGCAAGTGTTGCGCAGCGTGTTGCAGCCCGAGCCGGCGGCGTGGGGCAGGTATGAGCGCGATGGCGCGGTCAGGCATCTTGATTGGCACCAGCAGCGCATCGATTTTCAGCCTTACCCGTTTCAATCGTACAGCGAAATGCTGGTTACCTTGCTGCAGCAAACCCGTTTGGCAGGCGTAAACACATTTTTGCAGACGCTCAATCCTGCCGAAGCGGCCAAAGAGCTGTTTGACACGCGCTTTGTGGAAGCGGCGTTAAAGCCGTTTGAAATGATGCAGGCGTTTGGTTTGCAGGGTTTGGACAGAAAAGAAGTGTTTGAGGTTTGA
- a CDS encoding ABC transporter permease — MKSNNYLPGGLGLLALLAVWQAGTVLLAQNMPLANLLTPAPALGSLGILLSDGQLWPHIWASLQRVFVGLFFALLIGVPVGFALGLSPKAEQTAGPAFQFLRMISPLSWMPVVVMLFGIGDAPVYFLLAFAAVWPIILNTASGVKNINQQWLELGRSLSATGGEMLFKIMLPAVTGDILNGLRLAIGIVWVVLVPCEMLGVNEGLGYFILDTRDRLAYSELMAAIVLIGLIGWALDSGTRRLGSWWKHG; from the coding sequence ATGAAGTCGAACAACTATCTGCCCGGCGGCTTGGGGCTGCTGGCTCTGCTGGCGGTTTGGCAGGCCGGCACCGTGTTGTTGGCGCAGAATATGCCGCTGGCCAATCTGCTCACGCCCGCGCCTGCGTTGGGCAGCTTGGGCATCCTGCTTTCAGACGGCCAATTGTGGCCGCATATCTGGGCAAGTTTGCAGCGCGTGTTTGTGGGTTTGTTTTTCGCGCTGTTAATCGGCGTGCCGGTGGGGTTTGCGTTGGGGCTCTCGCCCAAAGCCGAGCAGACTGCCGGCCCTGCTTTCCAGTTTCTGCGCATGATTTCGCCGCTTTCGTGGATGCCGGTGGTGGTGATGCTGTTCGGCATCGGCGATGCACCGGTTTATTTTCTGCTGGCCTTTGCCGCCGTGTGGCCGATTATCCTCAACACCGCATCGGGCGTAAAAAACATCAACCAACAATGGCTGGAGCTGGGGCGCTCGCTTTCGGCCACCGGGGGCGAAATGCTGTTTAAAATCATGCTGCCTGCCGTAACGGGCGATATTCTCAACGGGCTGCGGCTGGCCATCGGCATCGTGTGGGTGGTGTTGGTGCCGTGCGAAATGCTGGGCGTAAACGAAGGTTTGGGCTATTTTATTCTCGACACCCGCGACCGTTTGGCCTATTCGGAGCTGATGGCCGCCATTGTGTTAATCGGCCTGATTGGCTGGGCGCTCGACAGCGGCACACGCAGGCTGGGCAGTTGGTGGAAACATGGTTAA
- the mutL gene encoding DNA mismatch repair endonuclease MutL produces the protein MPRIAALPDHLINQIAAGEVVERPANALKEIVENSIDAGATAIEVELAGGGIRQIRVSDNGSGIPADDIALALHRHATSKIQTLSDLERVASMGFRGEGLASIASVSRLTLTSRTAGSAHAGQVKAEDGRLSSPAAAAHPVGTTVEVAELFFNTPARRKFLKSENTEYAHCATMLERLALAHPHIAFSLRHNGKSIFKLPAQTPAERIAAIAGKDFQTASIEIDSGAGVMRLYGAVAKPTFTKGRADKQYCFVNRRFVRDKVMMHAVKQAYRDVLHNAVTPAFVLFLELPPEAVDANVHPAKTEIRFRDSQAVHRLVFHTLDKALAATRADTTESVSNAGSMLSPAAQRPSEKQHASLQETSFPYSSNKNGLQAPPQQQTFGGFGGTKSAPVPYSAARMPAQRGLSLQESRAALDTYAELYRRTEADSELSRFEQARFGGSIPPARSDGQPAPDSGSGETESAANCPPLGFAIAQLLGIYILAQAEDSLLLIDMHAAAERVNYEKMKAQREQFGSLQSQRLLLPVTFEASHEETAALADHGEALRPFGLELSDMGGNTIAVRAVPAMLGKSDVAALARDMLREIAQAGSSRVVEVRENQILSTMACHGSIRAGRRLTLPEMNALLRDMENTPRSNQCNHGRPTWVKLTLKELDALFLRGQ, from the coding sequence ATGCCCCGCATTGCCGCCCTGCCCGACCATCTCATCAACCAAATCGCCGCCGGCGAAGTGGTGGAACGTCCGGCCAACGCGCTCAAAGAAATCGTTGAAAACAGCATCGATGCCGGCGCCACGGCAATCGAAGTGGAGCTTGCCGGCGGCGGCATACGCCAAATCCGCGTGAGCGACAACGGCAGCGGCATTCCCGCCGACGACATCGCCCTCGCCCTGCACCGCCACGCCACCAGCAAAATCCAAACCCTCAGCGATTTGGAGCGCGTTGCCAGCATGGGTTTCCGCGGCGAAGGCCTCGCCAGCATCGCCTCAGTGAGCCGTCTCACGCTGACCAGCCGCACCGCCGGCAGCGCACACGCCGGCCAAGTGAAAGCCGAAGACGGCAGACTCAGCAGCCCTGCCGCCGCCGCCCACCCTGTCGGCACCACCGTAGAAGTGGCCGAGCTGTTTTTCAACACCCCCGCACGGCGCAAGTTTTTAAAATCGGAAAACACCGAATACGCCCATTGCGCCACCATGCTGGAACGCCTTGCACTGGCACACCCCCACATCGCCTTTTCGCTCCGCCACAACGGCAAAAGCATTTTCAAACTGCCCGCGCAAACCCCGGCAGAGCGCATTGCCGCCATTGCCGGCAAAGATTTTCAGACGGCCTCCATAGAAATCGACAGCGGCGCAGGCGTTATGCGCCTTTACGGCGCCGTTGCCAAACCCACCTTTACCAAAGGCCGTGCCGACAAACAATACTGCTTCGTCAACCGCCGCTTCGTGCGCGACAAAGTGATGATGCACGCCGTGAAACAGGCCTACCGCGATGTACTGCACAACGCCGTTACCCCCGCTTTTGTGCTGTTTCTCGAGCTGCCGCCCGAAGCCGTGGACGCCAACGTGCACCCCGCCAAAACCGAAATCCGCTTCCGCGACAGCCAGGCCGTGCACCGGCTCGTGTTCCACACGCTCGATAAAGCGCTGGCCGCCACCCGCGCCGACACAACCGAAAGCGTTAGCAACGCAGGCAGCATGTTAAGCCCGGCCGCCCAAAGGCCGTCTGAAAAACAGCACGCAAGCCTTCAGGAAACATCCTTCCCCTACAGTTCAAACAAAAACGGCCTGCAAGCCCCGCCGCAACAGCAAACCTTCGGCGGCTTCGGCGGCACAAAATCTGCGCCCGTGCCCTATTCTGCTGCCCGTATGCCTGCGCAGCGCGGCCTGTCGCTGCAGGAAAGCCGCGCCGCACTCGACACCTATGCCGAACTCTACCGCCGCACCGAGGCCGACAGCGAATTAAGCCGGTTTGAGCAGGCGCGTTTCGGCGGCAGCATACCGCCTGCCCGTTCAGACGGCCAACCTGCCCCCGACAGCGGCAGTGGTGAAACGGAATCCGCCGCAAACTGCCCGCCGTTGGGTTTCGCCATCGCCCAACTGTTGGGCATCTATATTCTCGCCCAAGCCGAAGACAGCCTGCTGCTCATCGATATGCACGCCGCCGCCGAGCGCGTGAACTACGAAAAAATGAAAGCCCAGCGCGAGCAGTTCGGCAGCCTGCAAAGCCAGCGCCTGCTGCTGCCCGTAACCTTCGAGGCCTCCCACGAAGAAACCGCCGCCCTGGCCGACCACGGCGAAGCCCTGCGCCCGTTCGGGCTGGAGCTATCCGACATGGGCGGCAACACCATCGCCGTGCGCGCCGTGCCCGCCATGCTCGGCAAAAGCGATGTGGCCGCCCTCGCCCGCGACATGCTGCGCGAAATTGCCCAAGCGGGCAGCAGCCGCGTAGTCGAAGTGCGCGAAAACCAAATCCTCTCCACCATGGCCTGCCACGGCTCCATCCGCGCCGGCCGCCGCCTGACCCTGCCCGAAATGAACGCCCTGCTGCGCGATATGGAAAACACTCCGCGCAGCAACCAATGCAACCACGGCCGCCCCACTTGGGTAAAACTCACGCTGAAAGAATTAGATGCACTGTTTCTGCGCGGGCAGTAA
- the lolA gene encoding outer membrane lipoprotein chaperone LolA, giving the protein MQKKPLFATFAAVLCLGIGSAHAGAIDALKKFNADTDGISGSFTQTVKSKKKTQTTNGTFQILRPGLFKWQYTSPYKQTIVGDGKTIWLYDVDLAQVTKSPQDQTIGDSPAAILSNKSALESSYSLKEDGTAGGIDYVRALPKKNNAGYQYIRIGFQGDALAAMQLKDSFGNETTIRFNNVDMKPNLVRSAFSFTPPKGVDVLSN; this is encoded by the coding sequence ATGCAGAAAAAACCACTGTTTGCCACCTTTGCCGCCGTTCTTTGCCTGGGCATCGGCAGCGCACACGCCGGCGCGATCGATGCGCTGAAGAAATTCAATGCCGACACCGACGGCATCAGCGGCAGTTTCACCCAAACCGTCAAAAGCAAAAAGAAAACCCAAACCACCAACGGCACCTTTCAGATTCTGCGCCCCGGCCTGTTTAAATGGCAATACACCAGCCCCTACAAACAAACCATCGTAGGCGACGGCAAAACCATCTGGCTTTATGATGTCGATTTGGCGCAGGTAACCAAATCGCCGCAAGACCAAACCATAGGCGACAGCCCCGCCGCGATTTTATCCAACAAATCCGCGCTCGAGAGCAGCTATTCGCTGAAAGAAGACGGCACCGCCGGCGGCATCGATTATGTGCGCGCCCTGCCCAAGAAAAATAATGCGGGTTATCAATATATCCGCATCGGCTTTCAAGGCGACGCGCTGGCAGCCATGCAGTTGAAAGACAGCTTCGGCAACGAAACCACCATCCGTTTCAACAACGTCGATATGAAACCCAATCTGGTGCGCAGCGCATTTTCCTTCACCCCGCCCAAAGGCGTGGACGTGTTGAGCAATTAA
- a CDS encoding ferritin-like domain-containing protein: MNTTPSVFPVLLSALKECSPEAKCRLTDEISAAFSDGLLSNAPADAPEDFRFAGRPARPELVPPDAVRARKMNTPEGYAAMLHAICHIEFNAVNLALDAAYRFRSLPAAFTADWIRVAKEEACHFRLMRARLQAHGFDYGDFEAHNHLWDMAYKTAFDPLLRMALVPRVLEARGLDVTPAIRAKVAQKGDAETCAALDIIYRDEVGHVKIGNRWYQHLCAGRGLEPAALFRALVSRYDLFVFRGYVNIEARRQAGFSRFELAMLEDFERGLKSR, encoded by the coding sequence ATGAATACAACACCATCTGTTTTTCCCGTGCTGTTGTCTGCGTTAAAAGAATGCAGCCCTGAAGCAAAATGCCGCTTAACCGATGAAATATCCGCTGCTTTTTCAGACGGCCTGCTGAGCAATGCGCCGGCAGACGCGCCCGAAGATTTCCGTTTTGCCGGCCGTCCGGCCAGGCCGGAGCTGGTGCCGCCCGATGCGGTCAGGGCGCGCAAAATGAACACGCCCGAAGGTTATGCGGCGATGCTGCACGCCATCTGCCATATCGAATTCAACGCCGTGAATCTGGCGCTCGATGCGGCCTACCGTTTCCGCAGCCTGCCTGCCGCGTTTACCGCCGACTGGATACGCGTGGCCAAAGAAGAAGCCTGCCATTTCAGGTTGATGCGTGCGCGTTTGCAGGCACACGGTTTCGATTACGGCGATTTCGAGGCGCACAATCATTTGTGGGACATGGCGTATAAAACCGCGTTTGATCCGCTGCTGCGCATGGCGCTGGTGCCGCGCGTGCTGGAGGCGCGGGGGTTGGACGTTACCCCCGCCATCCGCGCCAAAGTGGCACAGAAAGGCGATGCCGAAACCTGCGCCGCGCTCGACATTATCTACCGCGACGAAGTGGGGCATGTGAAGATCGGCAACCGTTGGTATCAGCATTTGTGCGCCGGGCGCGGTTTGGAGCCGGCGGCGTTGTTCCGCGCGCTGGTTTCGCGCTACGATCTGTTTGTTTTCAGAGGCTATGTGAACATCGAAGCGCGCCGGCAGGCGGGCTTCAGCCGTTTTGAGTTGGCCATGCTGGAAGATTTCGAGCGCGGGTTGAAAAGCAGATAA
- a CDS encoding phosphomannomutase/phosphoglucomutase, protein MATIARDIFKAYDIRGIVGKTLTNEAAYLIGKAIAAKAAAQGITKIALGRDGRLSGPELMQNIARGFTESGIDVLNVGMVATPMLYFAAIQECGGSGVMITGSHNPPDYNGFKMMLGGDTLAGGAIQELLEIIENDAFAKPQTEGRMSGLDIFPQYLETIAGHIKLKRPLKIIADAGNGVAGAFAGTLYRALGCEVTELFCEVDGNFPNHHPDPAKPKNLQDVIDGLKNSDAEIGLAFDGDGDRLGVVTKEGNIIYPDRQLMLFARDVLSRNPGAKVIFDVKSTRLLAPWIREHGGEPVMEKTGHSFIKSSMKQNGALLAGEMSGHTFFKERWFGFDDGLYAGCRLLEILSASDNPSAVLDALPQSISTPEINIDLPEGSNGHQVIEKLAKNAKFEGAAEIIAIDGLRVEFSDGFGLMRASNTTPVLVLRFEADSETAIGRIQNQFKAVIESNPTLHWPL, encoded by the coding sequence ATGGCAACCATCGCCCGCGACATCTTCAAAGCCTACGACATACGGGGCATTGTCGGCAAAACCCTCACCAACGAAGCTGCCTATCTCATCGGCAAAGCCATTGCCGCCAAAGCAGCCGCGCAAGGCATCACCAAAATCGCGCTCGGCCGCGACGGCCGCCTGAGCGGCCCCGAGCTGATGCAGAACATTGCACGCGGCTTCACCGAAAGCGGCATCGATGTGCTCAACGTGGGCATGGTCGCCACACCTATGCTCTATTTTGCCGCCATCCAAGAGTGCGGCGGCAGCGGCGTAATGATTACCGGCAGCCACAACCCGCCCGACTACAACGGCTTCAAAATGATGCTCGGCGGCGATACGCTGGCCGGCGGAGCCATTCAGGAACTTTTGGAAATCATCGAAAACGATGCTTTCGCGAAGCCGCAAACCGAAGGCCGTATGAGCGGGCTGGATATTTTCCCGCAATATCTCGAAACCATTGCCGGCCACATCAAGCTCAAACGCCCGCTGAAAATCATTGCCGATGCAGGCAACGGCGTGGCCGGCGCATTTGCCGGCACGCTCTACCGCGCACTCGGCTGCGAAGTAACCGAGCTCTTCTGCGAGGTGGACGGCAACTTCCCCAACCACCACCCCGACCCGGCCAAGCCGAAAAACCTGCAAGACGTGATTGACGGGCTGAAAAACAGCGATGCCGAAATCGGCCTGGCTTTCGATGGCGACGGCGACCGCCTGGGCGTGGTTACCAAAGAAGGCAACATCATCTACCCCGACCGCCAGCTGATGCTGTTTGCCCGAGACGTTTTAAGCCGCAACCCGGGCGCAAAAGTGATTTTCGATGTGAAATCCACCCGCCTTTTGGCACCGTGGATACGCGAACACGGCGGTGAGCCGGTTATGGAAAAAACCGGCCACAGCTTTATCAAATCTTCGATGAAGCAAAACGGCGCACTGCTGGCCGGCGAAATGAGCGGCCACACTTTCTTTAAAGAACGCTGGTTCGGCTTCGACGACGGCCTCTATGCGGGCTGCCGCCTGCTGGAAATCTTATCCGCTTCCGACAACCCCTCTGCCGTGCTCGACGCCCTGCCGCAAAGCATTTCCACCCCCGAAATCAACATCGACCTGCCCGAAGGCAGCAACGGCCACCAAGTGATTGAAAAATTGGCAAAAAACGCGAAGTTTGAAGGCGCCGCCGAAATCATCGCCATAGACGGCCTGCGGGTGGAATTTTCAGACGGCTTCGGCCTGATGCGCGCCTCCAACACCACGCCCGTGCTGGTGCTGCGCTTCGAGGCCGACAGCGAAACAGCCATCGGGCGCATTCAAAACCAGTTTAAAGCCGTGATTGAAAGCAACCCCACGCTGCATTGGCCGCTGTAA
- a CDS encoding 23S rRNA (adenine(2030)-N(6))-methyltransferase RlmJ has translation MLSYRHAFHAGNHADMLKHFTLFLVLEYFNRKNKPYWYIDTHSGAGLYDLGGSEAQKVGEHQQGIGRLRQAQNLPALLQAFAGRLNSMLPQPGLYCGSPWLALSLTRPADKLRLFELHPADFQHLQHNMQARLGRRGLTLQADGYQGLVSLLPPPARRAVVLIDPPYEEKQDYTRVVNTLKESLKRFASGCYLVWYPCLSREESRRLPQQLGKLSPENHLQAELYVKTPRADGFGMHGSGIFVINPPYLLAQQLQQTLPALTALLAQDSGAHFVLEHQIP, from the coding sequence ATGCTCAGCTACCGCCACGCCTTTCATGCCGGCAACCATGCCGATATGCTCAAGCATTTCACGCTCTTTCTCGTGCTCGAATACTTCAACCGTAAAAACAAACCTTATTGGTATATCGATACCCACAGCGGCGCGGGTCTGTATGACTTGGGCGGCAGCGAAGCGCAGAAAGTGGGCGAACACCAACAGGGCATAGGGCGGCTGCGGCAGGCGCAAAACCTGCCCGCCCTGTTGCAGGCATTTGCAGGCCGTCTGAACAGCATGCTGCCGCAGCCCGGCCTTTATTGCGGCTCGCCGTGGCTGGCTCTTTCGCTCACCCGCCCCGCCGACAAACTGCGCCTGTTTGAGCTGCACCCGGCCGATTTCCAGCATTTGCAGCACAATATGCAAGCCCGCTTGGGCAGGCGCGGCCTGACCTTGCAGGCAGACGGCTATCAGGGGCTGGTTTCCCTGCTGCCGCCCCCTGCCCGCCGCGCCGTGGTGTTAATCGACCCGCCCTATGAAGAAAAACAGGACTACACCCGGGTGGTTAACACGCTGAAAGAATCGCTGAAACGTTTTGCATCAGGGTGTTATCTGGTTTGGTATCCCTGCCTGAGCCGCGAAGAAAGCCGCCGGCTGCCTCAGCAGCTGGGCAAACTCTCGCCCGAAAACCATTTGCAGGCCGAGCTCTATGTGAAAACGCCGCGTGCAGACGGCTTCGGCATGCACGGCAGCGGCATATTCGTTATCAACCCGCCCTATCTGCTGGCGCAACAGTTGCAGCAAACCCTGCCCGCACTCACCGCCCTGCTCGCTCAAGACAGCGGCGCACATTTTGTGCTTGAGCATCAAATCCCGTAA